Proteins encoded within one genomic window of Desulfonatronum thiodismutans:
- a CDS encoding type II toxin-antitoxin system Phd/YefM family antitoxin — translation MTCINIHEVKTHLSSCLERVVKGERIIICKRNLPVAELIPIRRQTRAKRPIGLAGKEYPGFRVDQKFFDPLPADLEAAFSGETA, via the coding sequence ATGACATGTATAAACATCCACGAAGTCAAGACTCATCTCTCAAGTTGCCTTGAACGCGTCGTAAAAGGTGAGCGGATCATCATCTGTAAGCGCAACTTGCCCGTTGCGGAATTGATCCCTATTCGGCGACAAACGCGTGCTAAGCGTCCCATTGGGCTGGCCGGAAAAGAGTATCCGGGGTTCCGTGTCGATCAGAAATTTTTCGACCCCCTGCCCGCTGACCTTGAAGCCGCGTTTTCTGGCGAAACCGCATGA
- a CDS encoding type II toxin-antitoxin system VapC family toxin: MKILLDTCTFLWIIAGSKELSSKARDVFVDPDVDVYLSAASCWEISVKWSLGKLELPQEPRLFVSRQRDKHGVLPLPISEEATFNLPSLPKIHKDPFDRILICQAIQDGMILLTPDPMITTYPVRTAW; the protein is encoded by the coding sequence ATGAAGATTCTTCTGGATACCTGCACCTTTCTATGGATCATTGCCGGCAGCAAAGAACTCTCTTCCAAGGCCAGGGACGTTTTTGTCGATCCAGACGTAGACGTGTATCTCAGCGCTGCGTCCTGTTGGGAAATAAGCGTCAAATGGTCGCTGGGAAAACTTGAACTGCCTCAAGAGCCGCGGCTTTTTGTTTCCCGGCAGCGTGACAAACATGGCGTCCTCCCCTTACCCATTTCTGAAGAGGCAACCTTCAATCTACCCAGTTTGCCCAAAATCCACAAAGATCCCTTTGATCGAATCTTGATTTGCCAAGCAATCCAAGACGGAATGATTTTGCTCACTCCAGATCCGATGATCACGACCTACCCCGTTCGGACAGCCTGGTAG